A genomic segment from Dasypus novemcinctus isolate mDasNov1 chromosome X, mDasNov1.1.hap2, whole genome shotgun sequence encodes:
- the LOC101444648 gene encoding large ribosomal subunit protein eL37, with product MTKGTSSFGKRRNKTHTLCRRCGSKAYHLQKSTCGKCGYPAKRKRKYNWSAKAKRRNTTGTGRMRHLKIVYRRFRHGFREGTTPKPKRAAVAASSSS from the coding sequence ATGACGAAGGGAACGTCATCGTTTGGAAAGCGTCGCAATAAGACGCACACCTTGTGCCGCCGCTGTGGCTCTAAGGCCTACCACCTTCAGAAGTCGACCTGTGGCAAATGTGGCTACCCTGCCAAGCGCAAGAGAAAGTATAACTGGAGTGCCAAGGCTAAAAGACGAAACACCACCGGTACAGGTCGAATGAGGCATCTAAAAATTGTATACCGCAGATTCAGACATGGATTCCGTGAAGGAACTACACCTAAACCCAAGAGGGCAGCTGTTGCAGCATCCAGTTCATCTTAA